A single region of the Populus nigra chromosome 2, ddPopNigr1.1, whole genome shotgun sequence genome encodes:
- the LOC133682512 gene encoding potassium transporter 4-like encodes MDAGAGIHRSSNPSQFSWLILSRNLLLAYQSFGVVYGDLSTSPLYVYTNTFAGKMQKHQTEEVIFGAFSLIFWTFTLIPLIKYICILLSADDNGEGGTFALYSLLCRHAKFSLLPNQQAADEELSAYKYGPSTQAIASSPLKRFLEKHRRLRTALLVVVLFGACMVIGDGVLTPAISVLSAVSGLQVADNKLTKGELVLLACVILVGLFALQHCGTHKVAFMFAPIVIIWLVSILSIGLYNIIHWNPKIVHALSPHYIIKFFSQTGKDGWISLGGVLLSITGTEAMFADLGHFTALSIRLAFALAIYPCLVVQYMGQAAFLSKHPNSMSNSFYDSIPDRVFWPVCVIATLAAIVGSQAVITATFSIVKQCHALGCFPRVKVVHTSKHIYGQIYIPEINWILMVLTLAVTVGFQDTTFIGNAYGLACMTVMFITTFLMALVIIFVWQKSVILAACFLLFFWFVEGVYLSAALMKVPQGGWAPLVLSAIFMLLMYIWHYGTRKKYNFDLHNKVSLKWLLGLGPSLGIVRVPGIGLIYSELATGVPAIFSHFVTNLPAFHKVLVFVCVKSVPVPYVSPEERFLIGRVCPRPYRMYRCIVRYGYKDIQRDDGSFENKLIQSIAEFIQMEAVEPQFSSSESPSLDGRMAVMSINPVQSSLSLMVSEQEILSIDESIQSSRSLTLQSLRPAYDDESPQIRRRHVRFQLPPNPGMDPSVREELMDLIQAKEAGVAYIMGHSYVKARRTSSFLKKLAIDIGYSFLRKNCRGPAVALNIPHISLIEVGMIYYV; translated from the exons ATGGATGCAGGAGCTGGAATTCACCGTTCTTCTAATCCATCTCAA TTTTCATGGTTAATTCTCTCCAGGAATCTACTATTGGCATATCAAAGCTTTGGGGTAGTGTATGGAGACCTGAGTACTTCACCTCTTTACGTTTATACAAACACATTTGCTGGGAAGATGCAGAAACATCAGACTGAGGAAGTAATCTTCGGTGCATTTTCCTTGATTTTCTGGACCTTTACATTGATACCTTTGATCAAGTATATCTGTATCCTATTGAGCGCAGATGATAATGGTGAAG GCGGCACATTTGCTCTTTACTCGTTGCTTTGCAGGCATGCAAAGTTTAGCTTACTTCCCAATCAACAAGCAGCCGATGAGGAGCTCTCAGCCTACAAATATGGCCCCTCAACACAGGCTATTGCCTCCTCTCCATTGAAGAGATTTTTGGAGAAGCACAGAAGGCTTCGGACTGCGCTACTTGTTGTTGTCTTGTTTGGTGCTTGCATGGTCATAGGTGATGGTGTGCTTACTCCAGCAATATCTG TTTTGTCAGCAGTATCTGGGCTACAAGTTGCTGACAATAAACTGACTAAGG GTGAACTTGTCTTGCTTGCCTGTGTCATTTTGGTTGGCCTCTTTGCTCTGCAGCATTGCGGCACTCATAAGGTAGCCTTTATGTTTGCACCAATTGTAATCATCTGGTTGGTGTCAATTCTCTCCATTGGACTGTACAACATTATACACTGGAACCCGAAGATTGTTCATGCATTGTCGCCTCATTACATTATAAAGTTCTTCAGCCAGACGGGTAAAGATGGTTGGATTTCACTTGGAGGGGTCCTTCTTTCCATAACTG GCACTGAAGCAATGTTTGCTGATCTTGGTCATTTCACTGCCTTATCTATCAGG CTTGCTTTTGCATTGGCTATTTACCCTTGTTTGGTTGTACAATACATGGGTCAGGCTGCATTTCTATCTAAACATCCCAACTCCATGTCAAACAGTTTCTATGACTCGATACCTG ATCGTGTATTTTGGCCTGTATGTGTTATTGCCACCCTTGCTGCTATTGTTGGAAGTCAGGCTGTTATCACCGCCACTTTCTCTATTGTTAAGCAATGCCATGCCCTTGGGTGTTTTCCACGAGTTAAAGTTGTTCACACCTCGAAACACATATATGGGCAGATCTACATCCCAGAAATAAACTGGATCCTCATGGTCCTTACTCTTGCTGTAACTGTTGGATTTCAAGATACAACTTTCATTGGAAATGCTTATG GACTTGCCTGCATGACAGTCATGTTTATCACAACATTTCTCATGGCACTGGTCATAATCTTCGTTTGGCAGAAGAGTGTCATTCTGGCTGCATGTTTCCTTCTATTCTTTTGGTTCGTTGAGGGTGTCTACTTGTCAGCAGCCCTCATGAAAGTGCCCCAGGGAGGATGGGCTCCTCTTGTGCTGTCAGCCATTTTTATGCTTCTTATGTACATTTGGCATTATGGAACTCGCAAGAAGTACAACTTTGATCTGCACAACAAAGTGTCGTTAAAATGGCTACTTGGATTGGGCCCCAGCCTTGGCATTGTTCGTGTACCGGGGATAGGTCTCATATACTCTGAGTTGGCTACTGGAGTTCCTGCAATCTTCTCACACTTTGTAACAAATCTTCCTGCATTTCATAAGGTGTTAGTTTTTGTTTGTGTAAAATCAGTCCCTGTTCCGTATGTTTCCCCTGAAGAACGCTTCCTCATTGGCCGAGTATGCCCAAGACCATATCGCATGTATAGGTGCATTGTGAGGTATGGCTACAAGGACATCCAGCGGGATGATGGCAGCTTTGAGAACAAGCTTATACAGAGCATAGCAGAGTTCATTCAGATGGAAGCCGTTGAACCACAATTCTCTTCATCCGAGAGTCCATCCCTTGATGGCAGGATGGCTGTTATGAGCATCAACCCTGTCCAATCTAGCTTGAGTttaatggtatcagagcaagaAATTCTTAGCATTGACGAGTCTATCCAAAGTAGCAGATCTTTAACCCTCCAGAGTTTGCGACCTGCTTATGATGACGAGAGTCCCCAGATCAGAAGGCGCCACGTGAGGTTTCAGCTGCCACCAAATCCTGGGATGGATCCTTCAGTTAGGGAAGAGCTGATGGATTTGATCCAGGCAAAGGAAGCGGGGGTAGCCTATATAATGGGGCATTCATACGTGAAGGCTAGGAGAACATCCTCATTCCTTAAAAAACTAGCTATTGATATTGGCTACTCATTTCTTCGGAAGAATTGCAGGGGCCCTGCCGTGGCGCTGAACATTCCTCACATCAGCCTCATTGAAGTTGGCATGATATACTATGTGTAA
- the LOC133682612 gene encoding leucine-rich repeat receptor protein kinase HPCA1 isoform X1 — protein MSRTLAAILGGAAGVMALVGVVIFLLWCLSHKKSVSRTSETGSSETSVQGRHAGIELSLQEARRFEMEELSLATKGFSEKNLMGFGKFGEVYKGLLNNGMVVAIKKRPGAPSPEFVDEVRYLSPIQHRNLVTLLGYCQENDLQFLVYEYIPSGSVSNHLYGPSQTLDGKLEFKHRLSIALGAAKGDPLQNQSAFWLSCACATSFISSHATGLAHLHSLSPRLVHKNFKTANVLVDENFIAKVADAGLRNFLGKVDIAGPSTQVTSDEIFLAPEVREFRRFSEKSDVFSFGVFLLELLSGKEAAEPSPGTSQNMVEWVQNTQDYANFASIVDQRLGSSFTAEGMEEFIQLMLRCVEPSSERRPAMNYVVMELDRIIEKEMNLTTVMGEGTPTVTLGSHLFRSAK, from the exons ATGTCAAGGACTCTTGCAGCCATATTGGGAGGTGCTGCAGGAGTCATGGCATTGGTGGGGGtagttatttttcttctatggTGCCTTTCTCACAAAAAGAGCGTGTCAAGAACTTCAGAGACAGGATCTTCTGAAACATCTGTTCAAG GAAGGCATGCAGGGATTGAGTTGTCATTACAAGAAGCAAGGCGTTTTGAGATGGAAGAATTGTCTCTGGCCACGAAAGGTTTTAGTGAGAAAAATTTGATGGGGTTTGGAAAGTTTGGGGAGGTATATAAGGGTTTGCTTAATAATGGGATGGTTGTAGCCATCAAGAAGAGACCTGGAGCTCCTAGTCCAGAATTCGTTGATGAG GTGCGCTACCTTTCACCTATTCAGCATCGGAATCTTGTGACTCTTTTGGGCTACTGCCAGGAAAATGACCTACAGTTTCTTGTATATGAGTATATCCCTAGTGGGAGCGTTTCCAATCACTTGTATG GACCTAGTCAAACTTTGGATGGGAAGCTTGAATTCAAGCATAGGCTCTCAATCGCTCTAGGGGCTGCTAAAGGTGATCCTTTGCAAAATCAGTCAGCATTTTGGCTTTCCTG CGCATGTGCCACCTCATTCATCTCATCCCATGCTACAGGTTTGGCTCATCTTCACTCTCTATCTCCCCGTTTGGTgcacaaaaatttcaaaacagcCAACGTTCTCGTGGATGAAAATTTCATTGCTAAAGTTGCAGATGCAGGACTTCGTAATTTCCTGGGAAAAGTTGATATTGCAGGCCCATCTACGCAAGTGACATCAGATGAGATATTTCTTGCCCCAGA GGTGAGAGAGTTCAGGCGATTTTCTGAAAAAAGCGACGTGTTCAGTTTTGGTGTATTCCTTCTAGAGTTGCTAAGCGGCAAGGAGGCAGCAGAACCATCTCCAGGGACGAGTCAAAATATGGTTGAATGG GTCCAAAATACTCAGGACTACGCCAACTTTGCCAGCATTGTCGACCAAAGATTGGGGAGTAGCTTCACTGCTGAAGGTATGGAAGAGTTTATACAGTTGATGCTCCGATGCGTGGAACCTTCAAGTGAGAGACGACCAGCCATGAATTATGTGGTAATGGAACTTGATCGTATAATCGAGAAAGAGATGAACTTGACGACAGTCATGGGGGAAGGAACCCCAACGGTGACCCTTGGAAGCCACTTATTCAGATCagccaaataa
- the LOC133682612 gene encoding putative serine/threonine-protein kinase isoform X2, translating to MSRTLAAILGGAAGVMALVGVVIFLLWCLSHKKSVSRTSETGSSETSVQGRHAGIELSLQEARRFEMEELSLATKGFSEKNLMGFGKFGEVYKGLLNNGMVVAIKKRPGAPSPEFVDEVRYLSPIQHRNLVTLLGYCQENDLQFLVYEYIPSGSVSNHLYGPSQTLDGKLEFKHRLSIALGAAKGLAHLHSLSPRLVHKNFKTANVLVDENFIAKVADAGLRNFLGKVDIAGPSTQVTSDEIFLAPEVREFRRFSEKSDVFSFGVFLLELLSGKEAAEPSPGTSQNMVEWVQNTQDYANFASIVDQRLGSSFTAEGMEEFIQLMLRCVEPSSERRPAMNYVVMELDRIIEKEMNLTTVMGEGTPTVTLGSHLFRSAK from the exons ATGTCAAGGACTCTTGCAGCCATATTGGGAGGTGCTGCAGGAGTCATGGCATTGGTGGGGGtagttatttttcttctatggTGCCTTTCTCACAAAAAGAGCGTGTCAAGAACTTCAGAGACAGGATCTTCTGAAACATCTGTTCAAG GAAGGCATGCAGGGATTGAGTTGTCATTACAAGAAGCAAGGCGTTTTGAGATGGAAGAATTGTCTCTGGCCACGAAAGGTTTTAGTGAGAAAAATTTGATGGGGTTTGGAAAGTTTGGGGAGGTATATAAGGGTTTGCTTAATAATGGGATGGTTGTAGCCATCAAGAAGAGACCTGGAGCTCCTAGTCCAGAATTCGTTGATGAG GTGCGCTACCTTTCACCTATTCAGCATCGGAATCTTGTGACTCTTTTGGGCTACTGCCAGGAAAATGACCTACAGTTTCTTGTATATGAGTATATCCCTAGTGGGAGCGTTTCCAATCACTTGTATG GACCTAGTCAAACTTTGGATGGGAAGCTTGAATTCAAGCATAGGCTCTCAATCGCTCTAGGGGCTGCTAAAG GTTTGGCTCATCTTCACTCTCTATCTCCCCGTTTGGTgcacaaaaatttcaaaacagcCAACGTTCTCGTGGATGAAAATTTCATTGCTAAAGTTGCAGATGCAGGACTTCGTAATTTCCTGGGAAAAGTTGATATTGCAGGCCCATCTACGCAAGTGACATCAGATGAGATATTTCTTGCCCCAGA GGTGAGAGAGTTCAGGCGATTTTCTGAAAAAAGCGACGTGTTCAGTTTTGGTGTATTCCTTCTAGAGTTGCTAAGCGGCAAGGAGGCAGCAGAACCATCTCCAGGGACGAGTCAAAATATGGTTGAATGG GTCCAAAATACTCAGGACTACGCCAACTTTGCCAGCATTGTCGACCAAAGATTGGGGAGTAGCTTCACTGCTGAAGGTATGGAAGAGTTTATACAGTTGATGCTCCGATGCGTGGAACCTTCAAGTGAGAGACGACCAGCCATGAATTATGTGGTAATGGAACTTGATCGTATAATCGAGAAAGAGATGAACTTGACGACAGTCATGGGGGAAGGAACCCCAACGGTGACCCTTGGAAGCCACTTATTCAGATCagccaaataa
- the LOC133682291 gene encoding NADP-dependent D-sorbitol-6-phosphate dehydrogenase-like isoform X3: MASGFCLLFCPCDYTRLSFVVEQMAITLNNGFQMLIIGLGVRRMEGKEIKNLVINPIKLGYRHFDCVADHKSEAIIGEVLAEAFKTGLAKREDLFITSKVLSKQGLLRGRIFSLLPSSHKACLRAA; the protein is encoded by the exons ATGGCATCTGGGTTTTGTCTTTTGTTTTGTCCTTGTGACTATACAAG acTGAGTTTTGTAGTGGAGCAAATGGCAATAACACTGAACAATGGATTCCAGATGCTAATAATTGGCTTAGGTGTGAGGCGGATGGAAGGGAAAGAAATCAAAAACCTCGTTATTAATCCTATCAAGCTTGGCTACCGTCATTTTGATTGTGTTG CTGATCACAAGAGTGAAGCAATAATAGGGGAGGTGTTAGCCGAAGCTTTCAAAACAGGGCTTGCTAAGAGGGAGGATCTTTTCATTACTTCCAAGGTTCTTTCAAAACAGGGCTTGCTAAGAGGGAGGATCTTTTCATTACTTCCAAG TAGCCACAAAGCATGCTTGCGTGCAGCTTGA
- the LOC133682291 gene encoding NADP-dependent D-sorbitol-6-phosphate dehydrogenase-like isoform X2 → MASGFCLLFCPCDYTRLSFVVEQMAITLNNGFQMLIIGLGVRRMEGKEIKNLVINPIKLGYRHFDCVADHKSEAIIGEVLAEAFKTGLAKREDLFITSKVLSKQGLLRGRIFSLLPSYGIQIMDMLLRPARIV, encoded by the exons ATGGCATCTGGGTTTTGTCTTTTGTTTTGTCCTTGTGACTATACAAG acTGAGTTTTGTAGTGGAGCAAATGGCAATAACACTGAACAATGGATTCCAGATGCTAATAATTGGCTTAGGTGTGAGGCGGATGGAAGGGAAAGAAATCAAAAACCTCGTTATTAATCCTATCAAGCTTGGCTACCGTCATTTTGATTGTGTTG CTGATCACAAGAGTGAAGCAATAATAGGGGAGGTGTTAGCCGAAGCTTTCAAAACAGGGCTTGCTAAGAGGGAGGATCTTTTCATTACTTCCAAGGTTCTTTCAAAACAGGGCTTGCTAAGAGGGAGGATCTTTTCATTACTTCCAAG CTATGGAATTCAGATCATGGACATGTTGTTGAGGCCtgcaaggatagtttaa
- the LOC133682291 gene encoding NADP-dependent D-sorbitol-6-phosphate dehydrogenase-like isoform X1, protein MASGFCLLFCPCDYTRLSFVVEQMAITLNNGFQMLIIGLGVRRMEGKEIKNLVINPIKLGYRHFDCVADHKSEAIIGEVLAEAFKTGLAKREDLFITSKVLSKQGLLRGRIFSLLPRFSLITDFNTRMISFWFIIK, encoded by the exons ATGGCATCTGGGTTTTGTCTTTTGTTTTGTCCTTGTGACTATACAAG acTGAGTTTTGTAGTGGAGCAAATGGCAATAACACTGAACAATGGATTCCAGATGCTAATAATTGGCTTAGGTGTGAGGCGGATGGAAGGGAAAGAAATCAAAAACCTCGTTATTAATCCTATCAAGCTTGGCTACCGTCATTTTGATTGTGTTG CTGATCACAAGAGTGAAGCAATAATAGGGGAGGTGTTAGCCGAAGCTTTCAAAACAGGGCTTGCTAAGAGGGAGGATCTTTTCATTACTTCCAAGGTTCTTTCAAAACAGGGCTTGCTAAGAGGGAGGATCTTTTCATTACTTCCAAGGTTTAGTTTAATCACAGATTTTAACACTCGCATGATCTCATTCTGGTTTATTATTAAGTGA
- the LOC133682782 gene encoding LRR receptor-like serine/threonine-protein kinase RPK2: MVVAAAAAWFLLVGGLAATFSAEALSFNDSASGTLLSFKNSILGDPSNLLSSWNLTTNPDYCTWYGVTCQKSSNTTTEVVVIALNFSGTSTTRLSGTLPESIQNLPYLRTLVLSHNCFSGEIPAGSIAKLSFLEVLELQGNNFSGKIPQQISTDLHSLRFLNLSFNSFTGDIPATLIGFGKLRVIDLSNNRLTGGMQLVSSSKCLFLRHLKLSNNLLENNIPKDIGHCKNLRTLLLDGNILQGPIPAEIGQLPELRVLDVSTNSLTQTIPKELGYCRKLSVLVLTNSSNFVGDNAGTGGSLDGFRLEFNAFEGGVPQEVLMLPSLQILWAPRANLDGRLPDNWSDSCSLRVLHLGQNSLRGVVPKGLVMCKNLTFLDLSSNYLTGDLPMQLQVPCMIYFNVSQNNISGAVPTFGKGSCDTSIISYGQDPNFFYVEDIQIAYANIPFWGSHTLLGSMAGADFVIVHDFSWNHFVGSLPLFSVGEEFLVSKNRTSYRLLLSSNGFTGSLPGKLVSNCNDLLSFSVNLSTNHMSGEIPDMLLNCLPLREFEAADNEISGFLAPSIGNLRMLRCLDLRRNRLSGSLPNELGNLKFLKSVLLGMNNLTGEIPSEFGQLSSLTVLDLSHNAVTGSIPVSLTSAKNLEIVLLNNNDLSGEIPPPFSNISSLVVLNVSFNNLSGHIPHLQHPIDCDWFRGNIFLDKCLDQSSNTPPGEVQLSHGDGKWRNHRKKSFLIAVVTSASVVLCVSLVVVLFSFYGKKKSWRLSSLRGKVVVTFADAPAELTYDSVVRATGNFSMRNLIGTGGFGSTYKAELVPGYFIAVKRLSIGRFQGIQQFDAEIITLGRIRHKNLVTLIGYYVAEAEMFLIYNYLSGGNLETFIHDRPDTNVQWPVIHKIALDIAQALAYLHYSCAPRILHRDIKPSNILLDEELNAYLSDFGLAKLLEVSQTHATTDVAGTFGYVAPEYATTCRVSDKSDVYSFGVVLLELMSGKKSLDPSFSEYGNGFNIVAWAKLLIKERRSSELFAPELWETGPNENLLGMLKLASSCTVDSLSVRPSMKQVLEKLKQLKP, translated from the coding sequence ATGgtagtagcagcagcagcagcctgGTTTCTCTTGGTTGGTGGCTTAGCAGCAACATTTTCAGCTGAAGCTCTCTCTTTTAATGACTCAGCTAGTGGTACTCTCTTAAGTTTCAAGAATTCAATTCTCGGGGACCCTTCAAATCTTCTCTCCTCCTGGAACCTGACTACCAACCCTGATTACTGCACCTGGTATGGTGTCACCTGTCAAAAATCTTCTAACACTACTACAGAAGTAGTAGTTATAGCTTTGAACTTCTCTGGCACTTCCACTACTCGCCTTTCTGGAACTCTGCCGGAGTCCATCCAAAACTTGCCCTACCTGCGAACTCTTGTCCTTTCTCACAACTGTTTTTCCGGTGAGATCCCAGCTGGTAGTATCGCCAAGCTGAGCTTCTTGGAGGTTTTGGAGCTTCAAGGGAACAATTTTTCGGGCAAGATTCCTCAACAGATAAGCACTGACCTTCACTCTCTTCGCTTCCttaatttgtcttttaattctttcactGGTGATATCCCTGCTACTTTGATTGGTTTTGGAAAGTTGAGAGTTATTGATTTGTCGAATAATAGGCTGACTGGTGGAATGCAACTTGTTAGTTCAAGTAAGTGCTTGTTTTTAAGGCACTTGAAGCTTTCTAATAATCTCTTGGAAAATAATATTCCAAAGGATATTGGTCATTGCAAGAACTTGAGGACTTTGTTGCTTGATGGGAACATTCTACAAGGTCCCATTCCAGCAGAGATAGGTCAGCTTCCGGAACTTCGTGTTCTTGATGTTTCTACTAACAGTTTGACTCAGACCATCCCCAAGGAGTTGGGTTATTGCAGGAAACTGTCTGTTCTTGTATTGACTAATTCAAGTAATTTTGTTGGTGATAATGCGGGGACTGGTGGTAGCTTGGATGGTTTTAGATTAGAATTCAATGCTTTTGAAGGGGGTGTTCCTCAGGAGGTGTTGATGCTTCCGAGTTTGCAGATTTTGTGGGCGCCTAGGGCCAATCTTGATGGGCGGCTGCCTGACAATTGGAGCGACTCGTGCTCGCTGAGAGTTTTGCATTTGGGGCAGAATTCTCTCAGAGGTGTTGTGCCAAAGGGGCTGGTGATGTGCAAGAACCTTACTTTCTTGGATCTGAGTTCTAATTATTTGACTGGTGACCTGCCTATGCAGCTGCAAGTTCCTtgcatgatttatttcaatgtTAGTCAGAATAACATATCCGGTGCTGTTCCAACTTTTGGAAAGGGCAGTTGTGATACTAGCATAATCTCTTATGGTCAagatcctaattttttttatgtggaggATATACAGATTGCATACGCTAACATTCCTTTTTGGGGTTCCCATACCCTTTTGGGGTCCATGGCCGGTGCAGACTTCGTGATTGTCCATGATTTCAGTTGGAATCATTTTGTCGGTTCATTGCCTTTGTTCTCGGTGGGAGAAGAATTCTTGGTGAGTAAAAATAGAACTTCATACAGATTGTTACTGAGTAGTAACGGGTTTACCGGGTCTCTTCCTGGTAAACTAGTTTCAAACTGTAATGATCTGCTGAGTTTCTCTGTTAACTTGAGTACGAACCATATGTCAGGTGAGATACCAGATATGCTTCTCAATTGTCTACCATTAAGGGAATTTGAAGCAGCAGATAATGAGATCAGTGGTTTTCTAGCTCCCAGTATTGGCAACTTGAGAATGCTTCGATGTTTAGACTTGAGAAGAAACAGACTCTCTGGTTCTCTTCCTAATGAGTTGGGAAATTTGAAGTTTCTGAAATCAGTTCTTCTTGGAATGAACAATTTAACAGGAGAAATTCCATCTGAATTCGGTCAATTGTCCTCTCTTACAGTTTTGGATCTTTCTCATAATGCTGTAACAGGATCTATACCTGTGAGTTTGACGAGCGCTAAGAACCTGGAGATTGTGTTACTCAATAACAATGATCTTTCTGGGGAGATACCTCCACCTTTCTCGAATATTTCCAGTCTCGTTGTCCTAAACGTTTCTTTCAATAACCTCTCTGGTCATATACCCCACCTTCAACACCCAATTGATTGTGATTGGTTTAGAgggaatatttttttggataagtGCTTGGATCAATCCTCCAACACACCACCTGGAGAGGTTCAGCTGTCACATGGAGATGGAAAATGGCGCAATCACAGAAAGAAATCCTTTTTGATTGCAGTGGTGACTTCTGCTTCAGTTGTACTCTGTGTATCATTGGTTGTAGTTTTGTTCAGTTTTTATGGCAAGAAAAAGTCTTGGAGACTCTCTAGCTTGAGGGGAAAAGTAGTTGTGACTTTTGCAGATGCTCCGGCTGAATTGACTTATGATAGTGTGGTCAGAGCTACTGGGAATTTCAGTATGAGAAACCTGATAGGTACAGGTGGCTTTGGGTCAACTTACAAAGCTGAATTGGTCCCAGGTTACTTCATAGCCGTAAAGAGGCTCTCCATTGGCAGATTTCAAGGCATTCAACAGTTTGATGCAGAGATCATAACATTGGGCAGAATTCGACACAAGAACCTTGTGACTCTGATTGGATATTATGTGGCAGAGGCTGAAATGTTCTTAATTTACAACTATCTTTCTGGTGGAAACCTTGAAACCTTCATACATGACAGGCCAGACACAAATGTACAGTGGCCAGTGATTCACAAGATAGCTCTTGATATTGCACAAGCTCTAGCCTACCTCCACTACTCATGCGCACCCCGCATTCTTCATCGTGACATCAAGCCTAGTAACATCCTGTTGGATGAGGAGCTTAACGCCTATCTGTCTGACTTTGGGTTGGCCAAACTTTTAGAAGTTTCTCAGACCCATGCCACTACTGATGTAGCAGGCACATTTGGGTATGTTGCACCAGAATATGCAACCACGTGCAGGGTATCTGACAAGTCAGATGTTTATAGCTTTGGGGTTGTGTTGTTGGAATTGATGTCAGGGAAGAAGTCTCTTGATCCATCATTTTCTGAGTATGGTAACGGTTTCAATATTGTTGCTTGGGCCAAGTTGTTGATCAAGGAGAGACGCTCCTCAGAGCTCTTCGCGCCAGAACTGTGGGAAACAGGACCTAATGAGAATTTGTTGGGAATGTTAAAGCTTGCTTCAAGCTGCACGGTAGACTCACTTTCAGTGCGCCCATCCATGAAGCAGGTCCTTGAAAAACTGAAACAACTAAAACCATGA
- the LOC133682783 gene encoding uncharacterized protein LOC133682783 — MGKKKKKDIIHLEKESVIPILKHKLIAALANRIKRSRSDVDEFLKLCQRVEYTIRAWYLLQFEDLMRLYSFFEPNHGAKKLEQQNLTPEEIDVFEHNFLASLFQVMEKSNFKIATDEEIEVALSAQYRLNLPIVVNENKLDKRLFTSYFAAHPQGDLPCFADKFIIFRRGFGIDHLNSYFIMPKINTIISRFWRCFLKVTGLKRLFFRKRNAHITEVPKSIEISMDDSDEGLYVERIRIEKIKLSISNLLGKVTIQEPTFDRIIVVYRRASAKKEIARNIYVKHFKSIPMADMEIVLPEKKNPGLTPVDWVKFIVSAVIGLITVIGSLSNPKADIRVILAILTSVVGYCVKTYFTFQNNLVSYQSLITQSVYDKQLDSGRGTLLHLCDDVIQQEVKEVIVSFFILMVQGKATRQELDQRCEELITEEFNEKCNFDVDDALQKLQKLGIVAKDPAGKYACTDLKHANEIIGTTTEELVLKANQGDSSFGR; from the exons atggggaagaagaagaagaaagacataATACACTTGGAGAAGGAATCTGTGATTCCAATTCTCAAGCACAAGCTTATTGCTGCCTTAGCAAACCGCATTA AACGTAGCAGATCTGATGTTGATGAGTTCCTGAAGCTCTGCCAGAGAGTTGAATACACAATTAGAGCTTGGTACCTTCTGCAATTTGAAGATCTCATG CGATTGTATTCCTTCTTTGAGCCTAATCATGGTGCTAAAAAACTGGAGCAGCAGAATCTCACTCCTGAAGAAATTGATGTTTTTGAACATAATTTCTTAGCCTCCTTATTTCAG GTGATGGAAAAGAGTAATTTCAAAATTGCAACTGATGAGGAGATTGAAGTTGCACTCTCTGCACAATATCGGCTTAATCTACCAATTGTGGTTAATGAAAATAAG CTTGACAAGAGGCTTTTTACAAGTTACTTTGCAGCGCATCCTCAGGGTGACCTTCCATGCTTCGCTGATAAG TTCATAATCTTTCGACGCGGCTTTGGAATTGATCATTTGAATAGTTACTTTATCATGCCGAAGATAAATACCATCATTTCCCGTTTCTGGAGATGTTTTCTAAAAGTAACAGG GTTAAAAAGACTTTTCTTCAGAAAGCGAAATGCGCATATTACCGAAGTTCCAAAATCTATTGAAATCAGCATGGATGACAGTGATGAAGGTTTATATGTTGAACGAATCCGCATCGAGAAAATAAAACTCAG CATATCTAATCTCCTGGGTAAGGTTACAATCCAAGAACCTACATTTGATCGAATAATTGTTGTTTACAG GCGAGCGAGTGCCAAAAAAGAAATAGCACGGAATATTTATGTGAAGCATTTTAAGAGTATTCCAATGGCTGATATGGAGATAGTACTT CCAGAAAAGAAGAATCCTGGTTTAACTCCAGTGGATTGGGTTAAGTTCATTGTTTCTGCTGTGATTGGACTG ATTACTGTAATTGGTTCGCTTAGCAATCCTAAAGCTGATATCCGGGTGATTCTCGCTATCCTGACATCAGTGGTTGGTTACTGTGTTAAAACATACTTCAC ATTCCAGAATAACTTGGTTTCATATCAGAGCTTAATCACACAGTCTGTGTATGACAAACAACTGGACAGTGGAAGGGGTACTCTTCTTCACTTGTGTGATGATGTGATTCAACAGGAA GTAAAAGAGGTGATTGTTTCATTCTTTATCTTGATGGTACAAGGAAAAGCCACTAGACAG GAACTTGACCAGCGTTGTGAAGAACTCATTACTGAAGAATTCAATGAAAAATGTAATTTCGATGTGGATGATGCGCTTCAAAAGTTGCAGAAGTTAGGAATTGTTGCTAag GATCCTGCCGGAAAGTACGCATGCACAGACTTGAAGCATGCTAATGAGATAATCGGAACCACAACAGAGGAGTTGGTGCTTAAAGCCAACCAAGGTGATAGCAGTTTTGGACGCTGA